Proteins encoded together in one Drosophila gunungcola strain Sukarami chromosome 2R unlocalized genomic scaffold, Dgunungcola_SK_2 000013F, whole genome shotgun sequence window:
- the LOC128256222 gene encoding zinc finger protein 189 isoform X11, with protein MCAAQNPPPFGYTWGFADNGSRAESVLEISPNINYTTVGGESMPYLLSTDGSLAVQKDVKGLTAGGKNNVVRRMFVVNDPSFPPGTQRVITAGGASTVVKKQDPNQQVLSLDKNYLLVDPATAVAAAAAAGGDPGLAHHHTLTNGSIVDAKTGQTVLTAGSAAAKSHFSSIGALHLTQEECNEILIKRAIAAGHHQTHTITAADGSHHHASGGTPSDILPGISVQVQKVIQGLEDNEDSQGEAPNLKLEPGTLELSPKTELQESMHFSETDATIKKERPYSCDECGKSFLLKHHLTTHARVHTGERPHICTHCGKSFAHKHCLNTHLLLHSTERPYQCQECKKSFTLKHHLLTHSRVHSRERPFVCQECGRAFPLKRHLVTHSKFHAGERPYVCEECGESFAQENHLIMHSRFHGSLNPFVCADCGASFPRKFQLVNHGRIHGKIPHSCTVCGKEFLQKRTLVSHMRRVHTGEQAHPCVSCGEGFLTKAELHQHVRTAHNGVNPNTSSATIIANQQQLQQAHHHQAGHQTHPQTITVVSNPGNSTLLTVSTTDANGVARPQFVCRECGSAFNSREALALHLRLHTGDKSLMTDLCALTAALPGHFLSTASLNPGTVVTANPNLVGQSPVPVQIISSTGQVMSQTTLVQAANSTHPQAVVTAVPTMPVHGQQQHLQHVAQQQQQQQQQQQQQQHVVSVAPANKPKSHFCASCGKGFAAKHGLMQHNRRHPNGGCTVRTHVCECGKAFFQKNHLMLHQRQHLETKPAISQQQVC; from the exons ATGTGCGCCGCCCAGAATCCGCCGCCCTTCGGCTATACCTGGGGTTTTGCGGACAACGGCAGCCGCGCCGAATCGGTACTGGAGATATCACCCAACATCAATTACACCACGGTCGGCGGAGAGTCG ATGCCCTATTTGCTATCGACGGATGGATCATTAGCCGTTCAAAAGGATGTTAAAGGACTTACAGCTGGCGGcaaaaataatgttgtgcGTCGCATGTTCGTGGTAAACGATCCTTCATTTCCGCCTGGAACACAGAG AGTTATAACCGCCGGAGGAGCATCGACGGTGGTCAAGAAGCAGGACCCCAACCAGCAGGTGCTGAGCCTTGACAAGAACT ATCTGCTGGTAGATCCGGCTACGGCCGTAGCAGCTGCAGCCGCGGCTGGTGGGGATCCGGGGCTCGCCCACCACCACACCTTGACCAACGGCAGCATCGTTGATGCCAAAACCGGACAGACGGTGCTAACCGCCGGCTCTGCGGCGGCCAAGTCGCACTTCAGCTCGATCGGAGCACTGCATCTCACGCAAGAGGAGTGCAACGAGATCCTGATCAAGCGCGCCATCGCTGCCGGCCACCATCAGACGCACACGATCACCGCTGCCGACGGATCCCATCACCATGCGTCCGGCGGGACACCAA GTGACATACTTCCTGGTATTTCAGTTCAAGTACAGAAAGTAATACAAGGACTGGAGGATAACGAGGACTCGCAGGGCGAAGCACCCAACTTAAAGTTGGAGCCAGGCACATTGGAGTTGTCCCCAAAGACCGAACTACAGGAATCAATGCATTTCAGCGAA ACGGACGCCACCATCAAGAAGGAACGCCCGTACAGTTGCGACGAGTGCGGCAAGTCCTTTCTGCTCAAGCATCATTTGACAACCCACGCACGCGTGCACACAG GTGAACGACCCCACATCTGCACCCACTGCGGCAAGAGCTTTGCGCACAAGCACTGTCTCAACACTCACCTGCTGCTCCACTCCACGGAGAGACCTTATCAGTGCCAGGAGTGCAAGAAGAGCTTCACCCTCAAGCACCATCTTCTGACCCATTCGCGGGTCCACAGCCGCGAGCGACCGTTCGTCTGCCAGGAGTGCGGGCGCGCCTTTCCGCTCAAGCGGCACCTGGTCACGCACAGCAAGTTCCACGCCGGTGAGCGACCGTATGTCTGCGAGGAATGCGGTGAGAGCTTTGCCCAGGAGAACCACCTGATTATGCACTCGCG CTTCCATGGTTCATTGAATCCATTTGTATGCGCTGACTGCGGAGCATCGTTTCCACGCAAGTTCCAATTGGTTAACCACGGACGTATTCACGGCAAGATACCGCACTCCTGCACTGTGTGCGGCAAGGAGTTTCTGCAAAAGCGAACGCTAGTTTCACACATGAG ACGGGTACACACTGGCGAGCAGGCCCATCCTTGCGTCAGCTGCGGAGAGGGATTCCTCACCAAGGCTGAGCTTCATCAGCACGTGAGGACGGCGCACAATGGCGTCAATCCCAACACGAGCAGTGCCACCATCATAGCCAATCAGCAG CAGCTGCAACAGGCCCATCATCATCAGGCCGGCCACCAGACGCATCCGCAGACCATAACCGTGGTGAGCAATCCGGGTAACTCTACGCTACTGACTGTCTCCACCACGGATGCCAATGGCGTGGCACGTCCGCAGTTTGTGTGCCG GGAGTGTGGCAGCGCCTTTAACAGCCGAGAAGCCTTGGCTCTTCACTTGCGCCTTCACACTGGCGATAAGAGCCTGATGACAGATCTGTGTGCCTTGACAGCCGCGCTGCCGGGACACTTTTTGAGCACGGCCAGCCTGAATCCGGGCACCGTGGTCACGGCCAACCCGAATCTGGTGGGCCAGAGCCCTGTGCCAGTGCAGATCATATCGTCCACCGGTCAGGTGATGTCGCAGACTACGCTGGTGCAGGCCGCCAACTCAACCCATCCCCAAGCGGTGGTCACCGCGGTGCCTACGATGCCGGTACacggccagcagcagcacctgcAGCACgtggcccagcagcagcaacagcaacaacagcagcagcaacagcagcagcacgtTGTGTCCGTGGCGCCGGCCAACAAACCGAAGTCGCACTTCTGCGCAAGCTGCGGCAAGGGATTCGCTGCCAAGCACGGACTCATGCAGCACAATCGCCGGCACCCGAACGGCGGCTGCACAGTGCGCACCCACGTGTGCGAGTGCGGCAAGGCCTTCTTCCAGAAGAACCACCTGATGCTGCACCAGCGCCAGCATTTGGAGACGAAGCCAGCCATATCGCAGCAACAGGTATGCTAG
- the LOC128256222 gene encoding gastrula zinc finger protein XlCGF57.1 isoform X15 gives MHFSETDATIKKERPYSCDECGKSFLLKHHLTTHARVHTGGERPHICTHCGKSFAHKHCLNTHLLLHSTERPYQCQECKKSFTLKHHLLTHSRVHSRERPFVCQECGRAFPLKRHLVTHSKFHAGERPYVCEECGESFAQENHLIMHSRFHGSLNPFVCADCGASFPRKFQLVNHGRIHGKIPHSCTVCGKEFLQKRTLVSHMRRVHTGEQAHPCVSCGEGFLTKAELHQHVRTAHNGVNPNTSSATIIANQQQLQQAHHHQAGHQTHPQTITVVSNPGNSTLLTVSTTDANGVARPQFVCRECGSAFNSREALALHLRLHTGDKSLMTDLCALTAALPGHFLSTASLNPGTVVTANPNLVGQSPVPVQIISSTGQVMSQTTLVQAANSTHPQAVVTAVPTMPVHGQQQHLQHVAQQQQQQQQQQQQQQHVVSVAPANKPKSHFCASCGKGFAAKHGLMQHNRRHPNGGCTVRTHVCECGKAFFQKNHLMLHQRQHLETKPAISQQQEASAQQQLVAANDQQQVQVQIIPDGQIHGKVIKYEICRSVLPEDQHQEQEDMSAE, from the exons ATGCATTTCAGCGAA ACGGACGCCACCATCAAGAAGGAACGCCCGTACAGTTGCGACGAGTGCGGCAAGTCCTTTCTGCTCAAGCATCATTTGACAACCCACGCACGCGTGCACACAGGTG GTGAACGACCCCACATCTGCACCCACTGCGGCAAGAGCTTTGCGCACAAGCACTGTCTCAACACTCACCTGCTGCTCCACTCCACGGAGAGACCTTATCAGTGCCAGGAGTGCAAGAAGAGCTTCACCCTCAAGCACCATCTTCTGACCCATTCGCGGGTCCACAGCCGCGAGCGACCGTTCGTCTGCCAGGAGTGCGGGCGCGCCTTTCCGCTCAAGCGGCACCTGGTCACGCACAGCAAGTTCCACGCCGGTGAGCGACCGTATGTCTGCGAGGAATGCGGTGAGAGCTTTGCCCAGGAGAACCACCTGATTATGCACTCGCG CTTCCATGGTTCATTGAATCCATTTGTATGCGCTGACTGCGGAGCATCGTTTCCACGCAAGTTCCAATTGGTTAACCACGGACGTATTCACGGCAAGATACCGCACTCCTGCACTGTGTGCGGCAAGGAGTTTCTGCAAAAGCGAACGCTAGTTTCACACATGAG ACGGGTACACACTGGCGAGCAGGCCCATCCTTGCGTCAGCTGCGGAGAGGGATTCCTCACCAAGGCTGAGCTTCATCAGCACGTGAGGACGGCGCACAATGGCGTCAATCCCAACACGAGCAGTGCCACCATCATAGCCAATCAGCAG CAGCTGCAACAGGCCCATCATCATCAGGCCGGCCACCAGACGCATCCGCAGACCATAACCGTGGTGAGCAATCCGGGTAACTCTACGCTACTGACTGTCTCCACCACGGATGCCAATGGCGTGGCACGTCCGCAGTTTGTGTGCCG GGAGTGTGGCAGCGCCTTTAACAGCCGAGAAGCCTTGGCTCTTCACTTGCGCCTTCACACTGGCGATAAGAGCCTGATGACAGATCTGTGTGCCTTGACAGCCGCGCTGCCGGGACACTTTTTGAGCACGGCCAGCCTGAATCCGGGCACCGTGGTCACGGCCAACCCGAATCTGGTGGGCCAGAGCCCTGTGCCAGTGCAGATCATATCGTCCACCGGTCAGGTGATGTCGCAGACTACGCTGGTGCAGGCCGCCAACTCAACCCATCCCCAAGCGGTGGTCACCGCGGTGCCTACGATGCCGGTACacggccagcagcagcacctgcAGCACgtggcccagcagcagcaacagcaacaacagcagcagcaacagcagcagcacgtTGTGTCCGTGGCGCCGGCCAACAAACCGAAGTCGCACTTCTGCGCAAGCTGCGGCAAGGGATTCGCTGCCAAGCACGGACTCATGCAGCACAATCGCCGGCACCCGAACGGCGGCTGCACAGTGCGCACCCACGTGTGCGAGTGCGGCAAGGCCTTCTTCCAGAAGAACCACCTGATGCTGCACCAGCGCCAGCATTTGGAGACGAAGCCAGCCATATCGCAGCAACAG GAGGCTTCTGCCCAGCAGCAACTTGTGGCTGCCAACGATCAGCAACAAGTGCAGGTCCAGATAATACCCGATGGCCAAATTCACGGCAAGGTGATCAAGTACGAGATCTGCCGCAGTGTGTTGCCGGAGGATCAGCATCAGGAGCAGGAGGACATGAGCGCGGAGTAA
- the LOC128256222 gene encoding zinc finger protein 665 isoform X9: protein MPYLLSTDGSLAVQKDVKGLTAGGKNNVVRRMFVVNDPSFPPGTQRVITAGGASTVVKKQDPNQQVLSLDKNYLLVDPATAVAAAAAAGGDPGLAHHHTLTNGSIVDAKTGQTVLTAGSAAAKSHFSSIGALHLTQEECNEILIKRAIAAGHHQTHTITAADGSHHHASGGTPSFCSVGGATTLLGDILPGISVQVQKVIQGLEDNEDSQGEAPNLKLEPGTLELSPKTELQESMHFSETDATIKKERPYSCDECGKSFLLKHHLTTHARVHTGGERPHICTHCGKSFAHKHCLNTHLLLHSTERPYQCQECKKSFTLKHHLLTHSRVHSRERPFVCQECGRAFPLKRHLVTHSKFHAGERPYVCEECGESFAQENHLIMHSRFHGSLNPFVCADCGASFPRKFQLVNHGRIHGKIPHSCTVCGKEFLQKRTLVSHMRRVHTGEQAHPCVSCGEGFLTKAELHQHVRTAHNGVNPNTSSATIIANQQQLQQAHHHQAGHQTHPQTITVVSNPGNSTLLTVSTTDANGVARPQFVCRECGSAFNSREALALHLRLHTGDKSLMTDLCALTAALPGHFLSTASLNPGTVVTANPNLVGQSPVPVQIISSTGQVMSQTTLVQAANSTHPQAVVTAVPTMPVHGQQQHLQHVAQQQQQQQQQQQQQQHVVSVAPANKPKSHFCASCGKGFAAKHGLMQHNRRHPNGGCTVRTHVCECGKAFFQKNHLMLHQRQHLETKPAISQQQEASAQQQLVAANDQQQVQVQIIPDGQIHGKVIKYEICRSVLPEDQHQEQEDMSAE from the exons ATGCCCTATTTGCTATCGACGGATGGATCATTAGCCGTTCAAAAGGATGTTAAAGGACTTACAGCTGGCGGcaaaaataatgttgtgcGTCGCATGTTCGTGGTAAACGATCCTTCATTTCCGCCTGGAACACAGAG AGTTATAACCGCCGGAGGAGCATCGACGGTGGTCAAGAAGCAGGACCCCAACCAGCAGGTGCTGAGCCTTGACAAGAACT ATCTGCTGGTAGATCCGGCTACGGCCGTAGCAGCTGCAGCCGCGGCTGGTGGGGATCCGGGGCTCGCCCACCACCACACCTTGACCAACGGCAGCATCGTTGATGCCAAAACCGGACAGACGGTGCTAACCGCCGGCTCTGCGGCGGCCAAGTCGCACTTCAGCTCGATCGGAGCACTGCATCTCACGCAAGAGGAGTGCAACGAGATCCTGATCAAGCGCGCCATCGCTGCCGGCCACCATCAGACGCACACGATCACCGCTGCCGACGGATCCCATCACCATGCGTCCGGCGGGACACCAA GCTTTTGTTCCGTCGGCGGTGCAACAACACTCTTAGGTGACATACTTCCTGGTATTTCAGTTCAAGTACAGAAAGTAATACAAGGACTGGAGGATAACGAGGACTCGCAGGGCGAAGCACCCAACTTAAAGTTGGAGCCAGGCACATTGGAGTTGTCCCCAAAGACCGAACTACAGGAATCAATGCATTTCAGCGAA ACGGACGCCACCATCAAGAAGGAACGCCCGTACAGTTGCGACGAGTGCGGCAAGTCCTTTCTGCTCAAGCATCATTTGACAACCCACGCACGCGTGCACACAGGTG GTGAACGACCCCACATCTGCACCCACTGCGGCAAGAGCTTTGCGCACAAGCACTGTCTCAACACTCACCTGCTGCTCCACTCCACGGAGAGACCTTATCAGTGCCAGGAGTGCAAGAAGAGCTTCACCCTCAAGCACCATCTTCTGACCCATTCGCGGGTCCACAGCCGCGAGCGACCGTTCGTCTGCCAGGAGTGCGGGCGCGCCTTTCCGCTCAAGCGGCACCTGGTCACGCACAGCAAGTTCCACGCCGGTGAGCGACCGTATGTCTGCGAGGAATGCGGTGAGAGCTTTGCCCAGGAGAACCACCTGATTATGCACTCGCG CTTCCATGGTTCATTGAATCCATTTGTATGCGCTGACTGCGGAGCATCGTTTCCACGCAAGTTCCAATTGGTTAACCACGGACGTATTCACGGCAAGATACCGCACTCCTGCACTGTGTGCGGCAAGGAGTTTCTGCAAAAGCGAACGCTAGTTTCACACATGAG ACGGGTACACACTGGCGAGCAGGCCCATCCTTGCGTCAGCTGCGGAGAGGGATTCCTCACCAAGGCTGAGCTTCATCAGCACGTGAGGACGGCGCACAATGGCGTCAATCCCAACACGAGCAGTGCCACCATCATAGCCAATCAGCAG CAGCTGCAACAGGCCCATCATCATCAGGCCGGCCACCAGACGCATCCGCAGACCATAACCGTGGTGAGCAATCCGGGTAACTCTACGCTACTGACTGTCTCCACCACGGATGCCAATGGCGTGGCACGTCCGCAGTTTGTGTGCCG GGAGTGTGGCAGCGCCTTTAACAGCCGAGAAGCCTTGGCTCTTCACTTGCGCCTTCACACTGGCGATAAGAGCCTGATGACAGATCTGTGTGCCTTGACAGCCGCGCTGCCGGGACACTTTTTGAGCACGGCCAGCCTGAATCCGGGCACCGTGGTCACGGCCAACCCGAATCTGGTGGGCCAGAGCCCTGTGCCAGTGCAGATCATATCGTCCACCGGTCAGGTGATGTCGCAGACTACGCTGGTGCAGGCCGCCAACTCAACCCATCCCCAAGCGGTGGTCACCGCGGTGCCTACGATGCCGGTACacggccagcagcagcacctgcAGCACgtggcccagcagcagcaacagcaacaacagcagcagcaacagcagcagcacgtTGTGTCCGTGGCGCCGGCCAACAAACCGAAGTCGCACTTCTGCGCAAGCTGCGGCAAGGGATTCGCTGCCAAGCACGGACTCATGCAGCACAATCGCCGGCACCCGAACGGCGGCTGCACAGTGCGCACCCACGTGTGCGAGTGCGGCAAGGCCTTCTTCCAGAAGAACCACCTGATGCTGCACCAGCGCCAGCATTTGGAGACGAAGCCAGCCATATCGCAGCAACAG GAGGCTTCTGCCCAGCAGCAACTTGTGGCTGCCAACGATCAGCAACAAGTGCAGGTCCAGATAATACCCGATGGCCAAATTCACGGCAAGGTGATCAAGTACGAGATCTGCCGCAGTGTGTTGCCGGAGGATCAGCATCAGGAGCAGGAGGACATGAGCGCGGAGTAA